The Sporocytophaga myxococcoides DSM 11118 genome window below encodes:
- a CDS encoding Crp/Fnr family transcriptional regulator, with amino-acid sequence MIRDWDLFSQYFKRQEVPAKTTLLQEGEVSKTMYFIEKGCLRTWVNNNGKEVTTQFFFERDSVSSIESFRTNQPSLYSIESLEPCILQTISQNDFQFIVKNLPKVKQDMEEHLFRRLFQIQQLFYSYLKNSPQKRYEELIEQHPEIIQRVPQHYIASYLGITSVSLSRIRNRR; translated from the coding sequence ATGATAAGAGATTGGGATCTATTCAGCCAGTATTTCAAGCGACAGGAGGTTCCTGCAAAGACTACACTTTTGCAGGAAGGAGAGGTTTCGAAAACAATGTATTTTATAGAGAAGGGTTGTTTACGAACCTGGGTTAACAATAATGGTAAAGAAGTAACAACCCAATTTTTCTTTGAAAGAGATAGTGTTTCTTCTATTGAAAGTTTCAGAACAAATCAACCAAGTTTATATAGCATTGAAAGTTTAGAACCTTGTATTTTACAGACGATTTCACAAAATGATTTCCAGTTTATTGTGAAGAATTTACCTAAAGTGAAACAGGATATGGAAGAGCATTTATTTCGTCGACTTTTTCAAATCCAACAGCTTTTCTATTCATATCTTAAAAACAGTCCCCAAAAACGCTACGAAGAATTGATTGAACAGCACCCCGAAATTATTCAACGGGTCCCACAACATTATATCGCTTCGTATTTGGGTATTACATCTGTATCATTAAGTCGAATAAGAAACAGACGATAA